TTAGATTCCAAATAATTCACGCGATTCTCCGTCAAATACCACGGGAGTAGCCGTTCCCACGCAAAGGTCACGGCTTCGGGAGATGTTCTTCTCTTTGCGATTCATCTTGTGCAATCGGAATCTCCCTCGTTTCGGTGTTGCAATAGGTTAAGAACGTGAAACGCCTATAATATCAACAATAGAGCTGTTGCAATCACGTATTTTCTAATTGATTCTTTCGCATTGGCATTCGAtctatgtacaaaaaaaaatgtgtcacGTCCCAAGGACATGAATTTTTTTGTCTTTGACGGTgcgtttttaatttctttgcagGTAAAAGAGGTCGTAGTTTAGAAAATATATGTCCCGTGGGCGATCCGTTAAGAATAAGCGAAACAGTTCGTCCATTTTTATGTGGAAATGATGCTAGTAAACCGAGTTGTCCTCCATTGTACCAATGTTTGGTTCAACCAGGTAAAGTGCACTTTCTAAATTCACTCTTTAAATGCTAATTTGTCACCACGCCTCTACCTTTTCGTACCTAATCAATAAATCAGCTTTGTCATGAATTTGCATCACAGATGCACCTTCTATAGTTGAATTCTTCAGCTAACTCACGAGTCACTCAAACGTGACAATCATTTCTACTTGACCTTTCAGGAAATGAATACGGCGTGTGCTGCCCGGCTTCTTTACAAATAAGAAAGACGGGCACGTGTCCGCTGAAGAACGAAGAAAGTTTAGATTGCGGTACGATGTGTACCCACGATTTAGAATGTCCTTCCATCCAGAAATGTTGCGATTCCGAACAATGCGGAACATCTTGCGTACATCCCAAAAACGCTACAGAatgttttcatcaaaaatctGTATCGGAATTATTAACGATTAATGAAAATTCTAAAGGATACGTTCCACAATGCACCGTTGATGGACAATTCGAACCAAAACAGTGTAGTAGAAATGGATTAGTTTGTTGGTGTGTTGATAGAATGGGACGAAAATTACGAGGATCAATGGGTCCAGCTGATATGGCTAATTGTTCTTTAACGGATGGTAAAAACTAATAATAGAAttcagtttttttaattaattattgttttcaaaatacagCTAGGAGTCAATCTTTAGGAAGAAGCATCAATAATAATGGTGTTCAATGTGAACGACATGAATGTGCAGCAATTTGCGAATACGGTTTCAAATTAGATGAAGATGGTTGCCCAACTTGTAAATGTGACGATCCTTGTGATGGGTACACATGTCCTGAAGATGAAGAATGCGTAACTGTTAAAGACTCAACTTGCGCCGATATATTTTGCCCTACTCTACCATTCTGTCGACCCAAAGCCATTTATACAAATCCATGTTTAGATGGAACACCATTAACTGACGAATCTAGCGGCGCACCAATCGCTTGTGCATTCGAAGAAGGTGATGGAACTCTTTGTCCTGGTACACATAATTGTACCGCGGTACCAGGATCAACCCAAGCAGTTTGTTGCCCGATTGTATCCCATGAAAATATTCAAGAAGATGTAGAAAGAGTCCAAACCAGTATGACTATCAAAtcacaacaatttaattaaaattaattaatttttattttagtgtgTTATTATTTACATAGTTTTTCTGAAAGCATGGAAGGAACGAGGGATGGTATGACCATTGCGATTCCTCCACCATCTTGTGACAAAAACGGCAATTTCTTGATGACTCAATGCCACGATGGGTACTGCTGGTGCGTTGATCAATTTGGTACCGAAATTCCTCGTACGAAAGGATTTGGAAACGCAACAAGGAATTGTGAAGAATTAAGACGAACTTCCGAATGCTTAGATTTAACTTGTCGAATGGGATGCGACTATGGGTTCATTTTAGAAGAAGACACAGGATGTCCTAGTTGCCAATGTCGAGATCCTTGCTCCAGCGTGAATTGCGGCGAAAACGAACAATGTCAATTAGTCGAAGTTAGCTGCAAAGACCATTATTGCGCACCAGTTCCAGCTTGTAActaataaatatcttttttctttttaaattcaattaataaattttccatCTTTCTAGGTCTCCCAAAAAAAGTGGGGCAATGCCCGTATATAGTTCCCGCGACGTCTTCTTCTTGCGAATTTGAGTGCAGTTCGGATTTAGCTTGCAACGGAACTATGAGATGTTGTTCTAATGGTTGTGGCACTCAATGTACCGAACCGCTATTATTAACAGCTTGCCAACACGAAAAATTATTAGCCACACATCACGCGCACGAAGCTGCATTACCAGGAAACATGTTCTACATCCCAAGATGTAAAGAAGATGGAAGTTTCGAATCAAAACAATGTCACCCTCTAAAAAGACAATGTTGGTGCGTCGATTCACGAGGATTCGAAATCTCCCAAACACGAACAGACATGAAACAACCACTAAATTGCAACAAAACCGAAAATTCCCGGTGTCCGTTATACAAATGCGCCGAAGATTGTAAACACGGTTTCGAAATTGATCAAAAAGGATGTCGTACTTGTAAATGTTCAGATCCTTGCACTAAAATTTCATGTAGAGAAGACGGGGAAATTTGTAGATTAGTTGACGTTGAATGTGTTGATGGACCATGTCCTCCAATAGCTATGTGTCTTccgaaaaaagaaaatccaTGTCAATATGGAGAACCTTTAAAATTAGGAAGTAGCGATGAAACTATATCATGCGGACCTGATTTCGAAAGTTGCCCATCTTCACATAAATGTCAATTAAGTCCTTTTGGTGAATATGCAGTTTGTTGTCCAAAACCAAGTAAGTCAAATtaagaattattatttaatctaTTTGAATAAACTTAGATATGTGAGGATTTTTTTGTGGTCATTATCATCGAAAGCAACGAAGCACTCGCTTTTAATAGGGAGCTAACACTAGTACTGCCAcaagaattaacactagaattACAACTAATTacaacattcgggtttagctgtacgtcttctagtattagttctggTGACAGTGTTAGCGTTAGTTCAAgggatagtgctagtgttagttttagctTTACTTGTATTCAACAAAAGGTTGTTgcatacttttattgaaataaaacgaactaacactagacctaaaactagaaagtgtcgggtttagccgtgcgtcttcagttctagtattacattagcactgttactagaactaacactacacctagacctagaatcattcaggtttagccgtcttgagagacgtgcggctaaacccgaatgattccagttctaggtgtagtattagttctacttttacactaacactgttactagaactaacactatacctagaactggaatcattcgggcttagccgtcttgagagacgtgcggctaaaccccaCAC
This genomic stretch from Onthophagus taurus isolate NC chromosome 7, IU_Otau_3.0, whole genome shotgun sequence harbors:
- the LOC111415052 gene encoding uncharacterized protein, with product MLLRLTFLGLLVITSITTEKVLDDLENQCPEIKECPFNADPCIDDHDCNPTSSCCDSPCGKICTKQLYTGCQTLRRAEARRAKALGVDEKKVRMPKCAKDGAFEPVQCNNEIVSSCWCVDEAGFELPGTRAPAAALVNCTAPKLCAAHTCRMFCPHGFALTDEGCPLCRCRDPCEDIKCPDSLACHLEDLTCADPPCPPIPTCKRGRSLENICPVGDPLRISETVRPFLCGNDASKPSCPPLYQCLVQPGNEYGVCCPASLQIRKTGTCPLKNEESLDCGTMCTHDLECPSIQKCCDSEQCGTSCVHPKNATECFHQKSVSELLTINENSKGYVPQCTVDGQFEPKQCSRNGLVCWCVDRMGRKLRGSMGPADMANCSLTDARSQSLGRSINNNGVQCERHECAAICEYGFKLDEDGCPTCKCDDPCDGYTCPEDEECVTVKDSTCADIFCPTLPFCRPKAIYTNPCLDGTPLTDESSGAPIACAFEEGDGTLCPGTHNCTAVPGSTQAVCCPIVSHENIQEDVERVQTMCYYLHSFSESMEGTRDGMTIAIPPPSCDKNGNFLMTQCHDGYCWCVDQFGTEIPRTKGFGNATRNCEELRRTSECLDLTCRMGCDYGFILEEDTGCPSCQCRDPCSSVNCGENEQCQLVEVSCKDHYCAPVPACLPKKVGQCPYIVPATSSSCEFECSSDLACNGTMRCCSNGCGTQCTEPLLLTACQHEKLLATHHAHEAALPGNMFYIPRCKEDGSFESKQCHPLKRQCWCVDSRGFEISQTRTDMKQPLNCNKTENSRCPLYKCAEDCKHGFEIDQKGCRTCKCSDPCTKISCREDGEICRLVDVECVDGPCPPIAMCLPKKENPCQYGEPLKLGSSDETISCGPDFESCPSSHKCQLSPFGEYAVCCPKPREVCFEPMDMGQCDNEEQIENITRYFFNRKSNKCDSFLYSGCQGNQNNFESLKLCNIVCPILSQCERLREKNQRQSERYNKPTFTPRCEKSTGRWEPVQCLDHVGVCWCVNPQGEALKGTVTRGGQPECNFRQARNRMRDRSDVSHEADIALEEIMMQLNEFEDDFEEEDQTEDDTLAWELPLRSRCEALGASCDSNGQFLSNQCDGDMCWCVDEAGNQLPNTVAFKKGDQLCLPTPIESVDIILGFRGEFDDITAIPVINQITKIVKNLRGAPSDDGFLTDINNDGLYIKFSLIGTNKVDVAYRLEQMVTQQRLPGVSADITRSRFVHKLGNIEPLMAERIISLEHREIVSQSPVSLIAHYHTALIVIAAGSAFIISVLILLVILYRKKVANLNTANSKIVEDNQRFLSLNRPIYIELPNEKQGQEQNVLENSPS